One genomic segment of Ignavibacteriota bacterium includes these proteins:
- a CDS encoding DUF1801 domain-containing protein, with product MYELKTKLNDANVENFINKIEDYNKKNLSLKVLDLMKKVTKEEPKMWGTSIVGFGSYHYKYKTGHEGDMCLVGFSPRKQNLTLYLTYDVSQYGKILEKLGKVKTGKSCLYVKKEEDIDFKVLEDLISKSYDYMKNMKWE from the coding sequence ATGTACGAATTAAAAACAAAACTTAATGATGCCAATGTTGAAAATTTTATAAATAAAATTGAAGATTATAATAAAAAAAATCTCTCATTAAAAGTTCTTGACTTAATGAAAAAAGTTACAAAGGAAGAACCCAAAATGTGGGGAACGAGTATTGTTGGTTTTGGCTCGTATCATTATAAATACAAAACGGGACATGAAGGAGATATGTGTTTGGTTGGGTTTTCTCCGCGGAAACAAAATTTAACTTTATATTTAACTTATGATGTTTCACAATATGGAAAAATTTTAGAAAAACTTGGAAAAGTAAAAACCGGTAAAAGTTGTTTATATGTTAAAAAAGAAGAAGATATCGATTTTAAAGTTTTGGAAGATTTAATTTCTAAATCTTATGATTATATGAAAAATATGAAGTGGGAATAA
- the lepB gene encoding signal peptidase I, producing MKKEIKNVKLLNRISREVKSLFLTAFVFIFVTSALIEGSIVPTPSMEKTILVGDRLFINKFIFGASTPSYIPFTNIELPHFRFPTLREPKRNEIIVFRFPGDQTQLVDDKVEFWVKRCLALPGDTLEIRNKLVFVNGKQSPIPSNILYQNQSIQKLGIKNSRIFPPSKNWNEDNYGPIIIPKNGDKINLTLENIYDWKMIINREFGSEVVQINNGKIFINGINSNEYTLKNDYYFMMGDNRDNSLDSRFWGFVPRENIVGTPMIIFWSWDSDIPFYQPLKLLSSIRFDRIAKLVE from the coding sequence ATGAAAAAAGAAATTAAAAATGTGAAATTATTGAATCGAATTTCTAGAGAAGTAAAGAGTTTATTTCTTACAGCATTTGTCTTTATTTTCGTTACCTCAGCATTAATTGAAGGCTCAATTGTACCAACTCCTTCAATGGAAAAGACAATTTTGGTGGGTGATAGATTATTTATAAATAAATTTATTTTTGGCGCATCAACTCCAAGTTATATTCCATTTACAAATATTGAACTTCCGCACTTTAGATTTCCGACTTTGCGAGAACCAAAAAGAAATGAAATAATTGTGTTTAGATTTCCCGGAGACCAAACTCAATTAGTTGATGATAAAGTTGAATTTTGGGTTAAAAGATGTTTAGCATTACCAGGTGATACTTTGGAAATTAGAAACAAATTGGTTTTTGTAAATGGAAAACAATCACCAATTCCTTCAAATATACTATATCAAAATCAATCAATTCAGAAATTAGGAATTAAGAATTCTAGAATTTTTCCACCTTCAAAAAATTGGAATGAAGATAATTATGGTCCGATTATAATTCCTAAAAATGGTGATAAAATAAATTTAACTTTGGAAAATATTTACGATTGGAAAATGATTATAAATAGAGAATTTGGAAGTGAAGTTGTTCAAATAAATAACGGAAAAATTTTTATTAATGGAATTAATTCAAATGAATATACTTTGAAAAATGATTATTATTTTATGATGGGAGATAATAGAGATAACAGTTTAGATAGCAGATTTTGGGGATTTGTACCGAGAGAAAATATTGTGGGAACTCCAATGATTATTTTCTGGTCGTGGGATTCCGATATACCATTTTATCAGCCATTGAAATTATTAAGTTCAATAAGATTTGATAGAATTGCAAAATTAGTTGAATAA